One window of the Labilibaculum sp. genome contains the following:
- a CDS encoding rhamnogalacturonan acetylesterase — protein MKIKAILLLTISTFLLVCCSQEPKDVRIFISGDSTAQSYDTTKTVMRGWAQMLPDFFDEHVTVVNKAKAGRSTKSYLAEGRWKEVVDSLHPNDYVIIQFGHNDASSKPERHASYPDYKRNLITMVKEAQAKKARPILATSIVMRTFKDNGLLDDRLKGYPAITRQLADSLNIPLIDTWLKSRDLIVMMGDEPSKKLYMWIEAGVDSIRPNGSQDDTHLQAPGAAAVAEIVAAEIKKQNLKDIANHVLIP, from the coding sequence ATGAAAATCAAAGCAATACTATTACTCACTATAAGCACATTCCTTTTGGTTTGCTGCTCACAAGAACCAAAAGACGTTCGTATATTTATATCAGGCGATTCTACAGCTCAAAGCTACGACACTACAAAAACAGTCATGAGAGGATGGGCACAGATGCTGCCCGATTTTTTCGATGAGCATGTAACTGTTGTTAACAAGGCAAAAGCAGGCAGAAGTACCAAAAGTTATTTGGCAGAAGGACGATGGAAAGAAGTCGTTGATTCCCTTCATCCAAATGATTATGTGATCATTCAATTTGGTCACAACGATGCTTCCTCAAAACCGGAAAGACATGCCTCCTACCCTGATTACAAAAGAAATCTGATTACTATGGTAAAGGAAGCACAAGCAAAAAAAGCCCGGCCAATTTTGGCCACTTCAATTGTGATGAGAACTTTTAAAGACAATGGCTTACTTGATGATCGGCTAAAAGGATATCCAGCCATTACCCGTCAATTGGCCGATTCTTTAAACATTCCTTTAATCGACACCTGGCTGAAATCAAGGGATTTAATTGTCATGATGGGCGACGAACCATCAAAAAAATTATACATGTGGATAGAAGCAGGCGTTGATTCAATCCGACCAAATGGTTCTCAGGATGATACACACCTGCAGGCTCCAGGAGCTGCAGCAGTAGCAGAAATAGTAGCGGCAGAAATCAAAAAACAAAACCTTAAAGACATCGCAAACCATGTTCTTATCCCTTAA